In uncultured Bacteroides sp., one genomic interval encodes:
- a CDS encoding NPCBM/NEW2 domain-containing protein, which produces MKIANNIKLALVAGLFILFSMIGVEHLSAQTVWLDQLDLSAATQGFGTPNKNKSVDGKAITIGGKTFERGFGTHAESSLLVLLDGKASEFTAQVGIDDEVEGRQPAVEFIIIGDGKKLWSSGVIHLGDAARPCSVKLAGIQKLELVVTDGGNGNYYDHADWADAKFETTDVTTFNTYNPISSEPYILTPLTSDKPRINSSKVFGVRPDSPFQYLVAATGDRPMTFSASGLPKGLKIDSQTGLITGSLSKIGTFEVTLGAKNAKGKAEKKLRIVCGDRIALTPPMGWNSWNCFANEVSADKVKRAVNAMVKSGLINHGWTYINIDDFWENHRDSKDQTLRGKLRDEAGNIIPNSRFGDMKALADYVHGQGLKIGLYSSPGPWTCGGSAGSYGYEKQDAESYAKWGFDYLKYDWCSYGNVIDGLPENDPYKVSSLSYNGGSELNVAMKPFKVMGEYLRQQPRDIVFSVCQYGMSDVWKWGDSVKGNCWRTTNDITDTWVSVKNIALAQDEAAAWAKPGNWNDPDMLVIGTVGWGNPHLSKLKPDEQYLHVSLWSLFSAPLLIGCDMEKLDDLSLNLLTNDEVIEVNQDPLGKQATCIQTIGDLRIYVKELEDGSHAVGFCNFGLDIVDLSYKDFDKLGLNGRYTVRDLWRQKDISNIETKTGELMLKVPAHGVVLYKFLPVK; this is translated from the coding sequence ATGAAAATAGCAAACAACATTAAATTAGCACTCGTTGCAGGGCTCTTTATTTTATTCAGTATGATAGGTGTCGAACATTTATCTGCTCAAACAGTATGGCTTGATCAATTAGATCTCAGTGCGGCTACTCAGGGTTTCGGTACACCGAATAAGAATAAATCTGTTGATGGTAAAGCAATCACAATTGGAGGAAAAACTTTCGAACGCGGTTTTGGTACTCATGCTGAAAGTTCGTTGTTGGTTCTACTTGATGGAAAAGCGAGTGAGTTTACAGCTCAGGTTGGTATTGATGATGAAGTAGAAGGCCGTCAGCCGGCTGTCGAATTTATTATAATTGGCGATGGTAAAAAACTATGGTCGAGTGGTGTGATACATTTAGGAGATGCTGCCAGACCTTGTTCGGTGAAACTAGCAGGAATACAGAAACTCGAATTAGTTGTGACTGATGGAGGCAACGGCAATTACTATGACCATGCCGATTGGGCTGATGCAAAATTTGAGACTACAGATGTAACTACTTTTAATACATATAATCCGATATCAAGTGAGCCATATATCCTTACTCCTTTGACTTCCGACAAGCCAAGAATCAATAGCTCAAAAGTTTTTGGAGTACGTCCTGATTCTCCTTTTCAATATCTTGTGGCAGCAACGGGCGACCGTCCGATGACTTTTTCAGCTTCGGGTTTACCTAAAGGGTTAAAGATTGATTCGCAAACAGGTCTTATCACGGGGTCGCTTTCCAAGATTGGTACATTTGAGGTTACTCTGGGTGCTAAAAATGCTAAAGGCAAGGCAGAAAAAAAACTACGCATTGTTTGTGGCGACCGTATTGCACTCACTCCACCAATGGGCTGGAACAGTTGGAACTGTTTTGCCAACGAGGTTTCGGCAGATAAAGTAAAACGTGCTGTTAATGCAATGGTAAAAAGTGGGCTTATTAACCACGGATGGACATATATAAATATAGATGATTTTTGGGAAAATCATCGCGACTCAAAAGATCAGACATTGCGTGGCAAGTTGCGCGATGAGGCTGGCAATATAATTCCAAATTCCCGATTTGGAGATATGAAAGCCCTTGCCGATTATGTGCATGGGCAAGGATTAAAAATAGGACTTTACTCAAGCCCGGGGCCTTGGACATGTGGAGGTAGTGCCGGTAGTTATGGTTACGAAAAACAAGATGCCGAAAGTTATGCCAAATGGGGTTTCGATTATCTGAAATACGATTGGTGCAGTTATGGCAATGTAATTGATGGTTTGCCTGAGAATGACCCATACAAAGTATCGTCTTTGTCGTATAATGGTGGTAGCGAATTGAATGTTGCTATGAAACCATTTAAGGTTATGGGCGAATATCTTCGCCAGCAACCCCGCGACATCGTTTTTAGCGTATGTCAGTACGGGATGTCGGATGTATGGAAATGGGGTGACTCCGTTAAGGGTAATTGTTGGCGCACTACGAATGATATTACCGATACGTGGGTAAGTGTAAAAAATATCGCTCTGGCACAGGATGAAGCCGCAGCATGGGCTAAACCGGGCAATTGGAACGATCCTGATATGCTAGTTATTGGTACTGTAGGTTGGGGTAATCCACACTTAAGCAAGCTTAAACCGGACGAGCAATATCTTCATGTTAGTCTCTGGAGTCTTTTCTCCGCACCGCTCCTTATTGGTTGTGATATGGAGAAACTAGATGATTTATCATTAAATTTACTAACCAACGATGAAGTTATCGAAGTCAATCAAGATCCTCTTGGCAAACAGGCAACCTGTATTCAGACTATTGGTGATTTACGCATTTATGTAAAGGAACTCGAAGATGGTAGTCATGCAGTTGGTTTCTGCAACTTTGGTCTTGATATAGTAGATCTTTCCTACAAGGATTTCGATAAACTTGGCCTTAACGGGCGATATACGGTGCGTGACCTTTGGCGGCAGAAAGATATCAGTAACATCGAAACCAAAACAGGTGAACTAATGCTTAAAGTACCTGCACATGGAGTAGTTCTTTATAAATTTTTGCCTGTTAAATAA